Part of the Aquimarina sp. TRL1 genome, GCTATTGGGAGATAAAGGACGAATTTGTACGGGTGATTCTCTTATTAGATTAATGAAAGAAATAGAGGCAAAAAACTTTGATGTCTACTATTTAGATGATAATTCAGGGAATATATTCAAAGCCTTTGTATATGTAAAAGGGCGTTATATCTGCGAAATATTGCCAAAACCATCATATCCAAGAGCAATTATAGAGCGTAGTCCGTCAGATGAATTGGCACGTGATTTAATGTCTAAATATGTAGCTACTGTTCAGGGATATATGCGCAGTCAGAAGAATTCAATCGATAACATTGTAGTTATCGACAACACTCCAAAAACACTTAATAACAAGTTTCAAATTGCTTCGATTGGAAAGTATGTTCCAAAGCAAGAACCCGCCAAAGAAGTGCCTATATATGACGAAGAGCTACCACTACCAAGAAGAGGTAATAACAACAATAACTGGAATTCAAATATGATAGTATGAAAGAAATTGATCTCATAAACAGAATAAAAGATTTACATCATGATTTTTTAGCTCTTCCCTTGTCTTCAAAACAAGATGTTAAAATATGGGATAATTCAATACAGCAATTATCTCGAGTATTATCGAACAGAATTCACCAAAAAAACAGCTAGTTATGGAATTAAAAACCACTTTTAAAGAACAGGTAATATCAGAAATTATTACTCGTCGAGAAAATTTTTCCGGTTCAGACAGTAAATATGCGAAATCGTTGGATTTAAGTCCATCTGTATATAGTCGGTTAAAAAATGGTGAGTCGCACCAACTAATATCTGATTCGCTAATACTTCAAATAGCAAGAAAGCTAAATATTCAAACTTCTTCGAATACATGGAAGCTTGTAAAAACATCTGTCTACCAACAATTAGAGTCTAATTTAAATTTTTGCAAACAACATACGGAGTCGATGATCTTGATTGATGATTGTGGAATAGGAAAAAGTGCCTGTTCGCGTCACATTGTACAAGGAATGCACGATTCTTTTTATATAGACTGCTCGCAAGCAAAGACAAAGCAGCGCTTTGTCAGATATATAGCAAAGGTGGTAGGGATAAACGATACAGGTAGGTATCATGATGTGAAAGAAAATCTGAAATACTACATAAACGCAGTGCTGGTTAATCCGCTTTTTGTATTGGATGATGTAGGATACCTCGACTATTCAGCATTTTTAGAAATACCCGAATTGTGGAACTCCACAGAAGATAGATGTAGTTGGTACATGATAGGTGATGAGTCGTTAAAAAAGACGTTTGAACGTTCGATTGAAAATCAAAAGAAAGGCTTTAGAGCGATCAAAAGCCGTTTCCTAGACGAATACATAAGCTTTACTCCAAAAGGAGAAGACAAACGCTCTTTTCTGAGCGAATTGTACCAAGATGTAGCCTATGCCAATGTCAAAGATAAATCAAAGGTCAACAAGATTGTAAAAATGACATTAGCCGAGGATTCTCGCCTCCGCTATTTAAAAAAAATTGTTAAAATTAACAACAACATATAATGACGAAAAAGAAAATACGCAGATCACTATCGGCAAGAACTATTCTTTCTCAACAGTTCAACTGTTTCAATTTCTCAGGTATTTGGAAAGATGTTCTGGGTGCTCCCGAAACTTCCGGAATCTGGATAGTATACGGACGCGAAAAACATGGAAAAACAACATTTAACTTGTTAATGTCTGAGTATATTAGTTCGTTTGGCAGAACATTATATGTTTCTGCAGAGGAAGGAATACGAAAAACTTTCTCTGACGCCCTGCAGCGTGCTAAAATAGATTTAGACAACAAAAATCTCCAATTCGTTCCATACATCTCACTCGCAGAATTAGACATAAAAATCTCCTCCCGCCAAGCTCCGAAATACATATTTATAGATAACATAACTGTGTATCTAGACGAACTTAAAAGCGGGGGATTGCGAAAATTTTGCAAGAAACATTCCAACAAGCTAATTGTTTTTATTGCTCACGAGGAAGCAAACGAACCTTATTCAGCGACCGCCAAACTCGCCAAAAAACTGGCAGATATAATATGCAGAGTACAAGGACTCACATGTTTTGTTTCGGGTAGGTGCCCCGGCGGTAAATTAATAATCAACGAAGAAAAAGCAGCACTTTATCATGGGTCAGAAATTCTTAAATGACAAGATATTAAACCGTCTCGGTTTTACACAATCAGAATATCAGGAATTGATATGGGATTGTTTTTTTAAATACTGTTTAGAATACAGTTATACCGAAAATCATCTCCAACTTTTACTAACAAGTAGTAGACTATTTGAATGGTATAAACGGGAGATAAACTTAAAAGAGAGGGAGTTTGTAGAGACACAACAAATGTTCCCTACCCCAACTCTTAAAATGTTTTTACTTCATAAAATCAACTCTATCCAAAACACATATCCAAAACACATATTAAATGAGATCAGAAAAAGAACGAATCGAACAACTCTCCTCCCAATTAGAATCTATCAACAAAATATTATTTGGAGCTAATCTAGCCGATAACTCAATGCTTCTAAAAGACAAGAGTAGAATCGAGAATGAGTTAAAATCACTCAAATCAGATGTGAACTTTGCTCTGTCGCCATCATCATTGCGAATCGACGAGCTAAGAGATGCTATTGCATATAGCAGAGAGCAGCGCCAATTTTTATCCTATGCCCAGGGCATTTTATGTCAT contains:
- a CDS encoding AAA family ATPase codes for the protein MELKTTFKEQVISEIITRRENFSGSDSKYAKSLDLSPSVYSRLKNGESHQLISDSLILQIARKLNIQTSSNTWKLVKTSVYQQLESNLNFCKQHTESMILIDDCGIGKSACSRHIVQGMHDSFYIDCSQAKTKQRFVRYIAKVVGINDTGRYHDVKENLKYYINAVLVNPLFVLDDVGYLDYSAFLEIPELWNSTEDRCSWYMIGDESLKKTFERSIENQKKGFRAIKSRFLDEYISFTPKGEDKRSFLSELYQDVAYANVKDKSKVNKIVKMTLAEDSRLRYLKKIVKINNNI